The following DNA comes from Mucilaginibacter jinjuensis.
AGGATGTTTACCGCAAGGGAACTATTCGCATGAGCTATTATGACGAGAACTGGCAACTGCACGAAGAAACCTTTAAAGGTTTAGCTGCACGCGTTATCCAACACGAATATGACCATATAGAAGGTAAGCTGTTTACTGATAAGCTAAGCCCGCTCCGCAAACGCCTGATCGAAAAACGATTGAACGATATTTCGAAAGGGATGGTAAAAGTGGATTATAAAATGAAATTCCCGGCGGTTAAAAAAGGCCGTTAATTGTTGCTTGGGGCTGTGGTTGTGTGACTAAGGCCCCTTGAAAAATCTCCGTCAGAAATTTGCTTAATCAGCGTTCCCCATGCAATTGGGTTTAACAGAGGGTTAGGCGTAAGCGAGTGCTCATTCATTAACCTCATGTGCATATCCTGGTAGCTGGCCATTTGTATTTCCTGCGCATCGCGCGGTAAGCTGTTTAAATCGATACCGTATATTGCTTTGTAAAGATTCTTTTTGGCAATTTCCAAGTCATCATCTGCAATTTTCATGGTAATGAAATCTTTCCTGAACTCATCTGTTGTAGCCCACGGAAACACACGCACAACCGGCAGATTAATTGTCTGCGGTTTTAATTGTACTTCTAAAACAAAGCTTTTTTTACCGCCAGCCGGTATTACAATGGTTTGTGGCAAATAACCAACGCTGGTAAATTTCAGGGTATCCAGCTCATGTACTACAAAAGAGAAATAACCCTGATAGTTAGACATATTGAGTTGGTTATGAAACGAAAGGTTAGTAATGTTTACATAAGGCACAATTACCTTGTTGCTATCGGCATTGTGTATTACACCTGTAAACTGCACCAATGGCTGCTCTTTTTGTTGTTCCTGAGCCCAGGCGGCAAAGCCGGTGAACAATAAAAAAAATAATATGCCTGCTAAACGCTTCATTAATTGTTAATCAATCCCTGTTTTAAAATACTAATTAATAGGGTAAATAGTTTTTATAGAACGCAAAAATACAGCGTTGCATATCATGCAGCTGTATTTTAACATAACTTAACACTTATCGCAAATTTTCTGGCAATACGGCGTTAGGGTCGTCAATATCCGTTAGGTTAATGGCTTCTATGGCGGTAATTTCGGGCACAGCTCTTTTAATAGCCTGCTCAATACCGGCTTTCAAAGTCATGATGCTCATTGGGCAAGAGCCGCATGAACCCAATAACTTTAACTTTACAACATTATCGGCAGTGATCTCTTCCACAGAAACATTCCCCCCATCGGCCTCTAAATATGGACGAATGGTATCCAACGCTGCCTCTACCTGATCTACTAAACTCATTTATACTTAATTATATAGTAAAGGTATTAATTAATTTGTTTTATTTGAAATGCCTGCATTGCAAATAGCCACCTGCTGTGCTACCCGCTCTGCTATATTTAAGAACGCAGCAGTCATTGGGTTGTTATCCTGCAATACAACCGGCTGTCCGGCATCACCACTTTCGCTAATACTGCGTACCAATGGTATTTCGCCCAAAAACGGCGCTTCAATTTGCTCGGCCAATTTTTGTCCGCCGCCTTGCCCGAATATGTAATATTTATTCTCAGGCAATTCAGCAGGTGTAAAGTACGACATGTTTTCGATAACCCCTAATACCGGTACATTAATAGCATCCATCATAAACATACCTATCCCCTTGCGCGCATCTGCTAAAGCTACGTTTTGCGGTGTTGTTACAATAACAGCGCCCGTAACCGGGAAGCTTTGGGTAACTGTAATGTGGATATCGCCGGTACCTGGTGGCAGGTCGACAACTAAATAATCAAGCTCGCCCCAGTCGGCATCATTGAATAATTGCTTAACTGCGGTTGAAACCATTGGCCCGCGCCATGGCACTGGCTGATTAGGGTCTGTAAAGAAACCTATAGACAATAGTTTAATACCATATTTTTCAATCGGCTCAATACGTGTTTTACCATTAACCTGGCTGGCCATTGGGCGTGCACCCTCCAGGCCAAACATAATAGGTACAGATGGGCCGTAAATATCAGCATCGATTAAACCAACCTTTGCTCCTTTTTGTGCAAGGCCTAATGCCAGGTTAGCAGCAACTGTTGATTTACCAACGCCACCTTTGCCAGAGGCAACGGCAATAATATTTTTCACACCCGGGACACCGGTATTTTTTTGCGTGGTAACCTGCGAGGTCATATTGATACTTACCTCAATATCTTTGCTGATGAAGTGGCTGATGGCGTTTCGGCAGGCATTCTCAATTAGTCCTTTTAGCGGGCAGGCCGGTGTGGTTAATATTACAGAGAAGCTTAGTTTATTGCCATCTATCTTAATATCCTGGATCATGTTTAGCGTTACCAGGTCTTTTTTAAGATCGGGTTCTTCTACATTGCCGAGGGCTTGAAGTACTTGTTCTGAAGTTATGATCATTATTTTTTTTCGAATCAACGCAAATTTATAAAAACAGGCGGAGCTTGGGTTTGTTAGGAAATAAACTTTACTGAAAACCGTTTTGCACGGAGTAAGATTTAGTTTTATGTTTGGTTAAATTTCACAAATGCATCGCCTCAATCCAAAATATATCCGTATTGCCGTTATTGTTCTTGTTTCACTGCTAATAATTTTACTTATTGGTGGCGCAGTAGCCTACTCCAAACGTGAGGCATTATTGCAAAAAGTGATTAGCAAAGCTAAAGCAAAAGCCCAGAGAGATTATAATTTAGATGTAAAAATAGGTTCGGCCCATTTTAACGGATTGGCTACCGTTGCATTTACAGATATTACCGTGGTTCCGTTTCAACGCGATAGCCTGTTAAAAATCAATTCATTTGAGGTAAGTGTTAAGTTATTGCCGTTGATTTTTGGCGATGTTAAGCTTTCTGATGTAAACCTACAGAATGGTTATTTAAACCTCACCAGCAAAAACGGCGTTCGCAATTTCGATTTTCTATTCAAAAAGAAAAAAGATTCCACGGCAACCAAATCAAAGGTTGATATGTCTGAACTGGCCAATAACCTGGTGAACGATGTTTTATACAAAATCCCGGATAACCTCAATCTTAAAAACTTCGCCATTACATTTGCTGATGATAGCAACACGGTTAAAGTAGTAACCCCAACAGCCGTAATTAAAAATGGTAACCTTAAATCAACCATCAATATTAACAACGGCGAATCTGTATGGCACTTTGATGGTAAAATGCACCCATCCGACAAAAACATCGATATTAAACTTTATGCTGATGGCAAGAAAGTAGAATTACCGCTGATTGAAAAAAAATTCAAGCTTAAGTTCAATTTTGATACACTGACCACCAAACTGATTAAGGTTGAACATAGCAGTGGCGAAACCAAAATCTACGCTTATTCTTCAGTTCGCAATATGCTCATCAACCACGCGGCACTATCATCGAATGATATTGTGGTACCACAAGCCAGTATGGATGCTAATTTATTTGTGGGCGAAAACTATGTATCGGTTGATAGCTCATCTGTGATCCGCATTAAAGATATTGTGGCTAACCCTTACATCAAATACACGCTGAGGCCGAATAAAATTTATGAGCTGAAGGTGCATACCGGCTGGATTGATGCCCAAAATATTTGGAACTCTTTCCCACAAGGAATGTTTGAATCACTTGAAGGAATGAAGGTTTCGGGCAAGCTGAATTACAACCTTAACTTTTACCTCGATGCCATCAAGCCCGATGATTTGATCTTTGATTCGCGACTGGACAAGCAAAACTTCAAAATACTGGGCTATGGCAAAACTGATTTCGATAAACTAAACCACGAGTTTGTTTATACACCGTACGAAAAAGGTCAGCCTATGCCCTCGCGCACAATTGGCCCATCAAACCCTAATTATACGCCATTAGAAGATATCTCTCCTGATCTGCGCAATGCAGTAATGACTGCCGAGGATCCTTCTTTTTACCGTAACCATGGTTTTGTGGAAGAGTCGATCCGTAAATCAATCGCTACCGATTTTAAGGAGAAGAAATTTAAACGCGGTGGTAGTACCATCTCTATGCAGCTGGTTAAAAACGCTTTTTTGAGTCGTCAGAAAACGCTATCCCGCAAAATAGAAGAAACGCTAATTGTGTGGACCATTGAGAATACCGGCATCATGACCAAGAACCGAATGCTGGAGGTTTACTTCAATATCATCGAGTGGGGTAAAAATGTGTATGGTATTGGTGAAGCATCGCACTACTACTTTAATAAAAGCCCTTCGGCACTTACTTTGGGCGAGAGCATTTATCTGGCCAGTATTGTACCGAATCCTAAAAAGGGATTGTATGCATTTTTATCAGATGGTTCGCTTAACCCGCGTTTGCATGGCTACTTTAACCTCATAGGCCGCTTAATGGCTAAGAATGGGTTGACAAATGCCGATACCAGTGCTTATGGTTTTTATACCGTTAGACTGAAAGAAAGCCTGCGCCCAGCCCCTACTGTTGATAATAACCCGGCAGTTGTTGACAGCCTGATGAAGCAACCGAGTGACGATGACCAGACCGGTGTTGCACCTGTGCCTGTTGAACCAGACCCAGAACCTGAGAAAAAGCCAGGATTCTTCAAGCGTTTATTTGGTGGCGGTAAAAAAGATACGGTTAAAACCACTGAGAAAGCCGAACCTGTAGACACCGCTGCATTGAATAAAAAACGCCTGAAAGACGAAAAGAAAGAGCAAAAGCGACTGGAAAAAGAACGACGCAAATTACTTAAAGAACAGGGTTTATTATAGATTGACTTTAGGCTGACGAATTTAAATGTTTAAACATCTATTTTTGTTGAAATATTTAAAAGAGAAAAATCATGTCATTAATTGAAAAACTTAGCTGGCGTTACGCTACTAAAAAATTCGACGCAAATAAAAAAATCGCTGCTGATACTTTAGAGCAATTGCTTGCAACTGTTCGTTTAGCTCCATCATCTTTGGGTTTACATCACTATAAAGTTATTGTGGTTGAGAACCCCGAAGTTCGCGAAAAACTGAAAGCTGCTGCTTACGGTCAATCTCAAATCACCGATGCATCGCAACTAATTGTTTTTGCTGCCGAAACCAACCTGGACGAGGCTTATGTAAAAAAATACGTAGATGAGATTGTACGTGTTAGACAAATTAGCCACGAGAGCCTTGAAGGTTATAAAGGCATGATGCTGGGTTCTGTAAACGGCCAAACAACCGAACAAAAAACTGCATGGGCACACAAACAAGCTTATATCGGTTTAGGTGTTTTAGTTTCTGCAGCCGCAGATCTTGACATTGATATTTGCCCGATGGAAGGCTTTAGCGCGCCACAATTTGATGAAATATTAGGCTTAACAGAAAAAGGCTTAACCGCATCTGTTATTGCAACTATAGGTTACCGTTCTGCTGATGATGTTACTGCAACTTTCGCTAAAGTGCGTAAACCAGCCGAAGAGTTATTCATCCACGTATAATCGTTTTATAACGTTACCTTAAGAGTATAAAATGCTCTTAACAGAAAAGGCGCTCGATTGAGCGCCTTTCTGTTAATATTATTCGGATGATTTCCGGATAAAGAGCTTTGATTTTAATACATGGTGTTTCTTCGGCATATCAACATCCTTGTTTTCTAAGGCTTCGAAAAACAATGTGGCCGCCTTTACTCCCATCTCAAAAGCCGGCTGTGTAATGGTCGATAATGCCGGACTCAATAATGGCGCAATCCCCAAACTCGAGAAGCTGATCAGCTTTAAATCATTCGGTATAGAAACACCAAGTGTATTACATACATGATAGGTTGCAAAAGCTAAACGTTCTACAGAGCAAAAAATGCCGTCGGGTTTAATATCTTGTAATACTTTGGTTAGTATTTTGGCATTTACCTTTTCATCATTACTGCAATCAATAACCAATTCATCATTAAACGGTACCTTATGTTTAGCCAGGGCATCAACATAGCCCTGCATACGGGTTTTACCGATGGAGATGCTTTTATTTACTACCAGGTAGGCAATTTTACGGCAACCTGTTTGCAATAGCTGCTCTGTGGCTGCAAAGCTACTGTCATAGTCATTGGTGGTAACTTTAGGTGCGTCTATATCTTCATACACCCTATCGAAAAATACTACGGGGATGTTTTTCTGGCGTAGGTTGTTTAAATACTTATGATCATTCCCCTCGCCCGATACCGACATGATGATACCATCAGCCTTGCCATTATTAAGGTAGTTTACAAAGGATACTTCCTTCTCAAAAATATCGTCGGTGCGGTAAAGTAAAATGTAGAACCCGTGTTTACGGGCAACTTCCTCGATCCCATTTATGGCCTGGGCGAAGAAATCATTGGCAATTTCGGGTACAATTACAGCAAGTGTGTTGGTTTTTTTATCCCGAAGGTTACTGGCGTAGTGATTGGGTAAAAAACTGTGCTCGCGTGCCAGGGCCAGTATACGGTCTCTGGTGTCTTTATTAATATCTGTACTTCCGTTAAAAGCCCTTGAAATGGTAGAGGTAGATAAATTCAATTCTTTTGCCAGTATCTTTATATTGATTTTATCCATTTATCCGCTCGTTTGCCTTAAAAACCTATGCCCTTATTTATATGAATTGCACGCCAAATTTATATAAACATTTAGAAAAACGCTTACTTAAATGATTGTAAATTAAAGCTTCATCGTAATTTTTACACAAAGCCTCCCGGTGTTATCTAAGGCTTATTTCAACCGGGTTTAAATAATAATTATTCAAGGCTGTTAACAATGGTATGCACAATACCTTCTAAATACACTGGCTTTTTATTTTTGGCATCAAGCGGCACAATAATAATTGTTGACCATGTTGATAACGCCTTAAGGGGCAGGTCTTCTGTTATCTCCAGCACAAACCACTGTTCCTTGCCATCCCAGGTGAGCCGTAAAGCTTCTGCATTATTAGACCAGATCATATAACGGCTGTGAAACAACTGGTCGTCGTGCTGCTCGTGTATGGGTTGGTACCCTTGCCTGGTGAGCTTTTCATTAACGGTATTTTTTATTTGCTGATAGGTTTGTATAATAATTTCAACTGGTTCCATATCGATGGTTTTATTGCTTATTAAATCAATGTTATGCAATAATCATTCCCATAAAAAAAACTAAAAAAAAGAAACCCCCGTGCACTCGCTGCTTGGGGGTTTCAACCTAAACCTTATCACAATAGCAAGCGCTGTGCACTTACTAACAGCAAACAACGTAAATTTTTTATTAACAGATGGCATCTGTTTATAATTTTTTTATAATCATTTTGTTCATTTAAATTATAGTATGTCTTTTTAAACCTATACGAAACATCCAAGGCGCGCATACACCTATTAGTTGTGTCGTGTAACCGTTTTTTTAAGTAGAAGAAGCCAATGGCATAAAATAAATTAGACTATTCTTTTATAAACTATTGTTATTGTTCGACTTTACTTTTTTTCATTATAACAAAAGCTGAGGCCTGTTAAAGTTACTTTTAAGCAGATATTGAACTTATATTTCCGAGATTTGAAATTTTTTCCTGTGTTTTTTCGCAAAGTGCTTTACTTCAAGCTATAAAATGTTCTTAAAATCGCGACCGATTAATGGTTTGTTTTCATTGTTAAATGAAAACCCTATTAATTAATCTTATTTCCCAAATACAAGTTTTGGATCAATGAAGCAACTTTGATTTTGCTTTAAAGTTAATACAAAGTCTGAAAGGATTGACTAATTAGGCAATGGAAGCTGAAAGTAAAATGTTGAGCCAATACCCTCTTCGCTCTCTATCCAAAACCGGCCATTATGCCCCTTCAAAATTTCTGATGAGATGAAAAGCCCTAACCCCAGGCCTTCGAAACGCATTGCGGTGTTATCAACCCGATAATATCTATCAAACAAATGATCGAGATCTTTTTGAGCAATGCCGATACCGAAGTCCTGTACCGATACAATAACATTGTTATTTTCAATCTTACTATCAACAAATACCTTCTCGCCATTGGGAGAGTATTTTATGGCGTTTGTTAAGAAATTATTAAGCACCTGTTCCAGGCGGTAATGATCGCCTATATAGGTTATATCTATAGTGTTTTGCAATACAATTTGATGTTGATGCGAAATATGTTGTACGCTTTCAATGCTATCGGTTAGCATTCTTTTAAAACTAAATGGTTCCATAGAATAGTCCATTTTACCAGAATTAATTTTGGTAACATCGAGCAAATCGCCAATCAGCTTTTCTAATCGCAAAATATGGTCCGATGATTTCTTCACAAAACTTTCCAGCTTTTCGGCATCCTTCGTACGCAACATTAACTGGTTAAAGGCCTTAATGCTGGTAAGCGGTGTTTTTAACTCGTGACTGGCGATGGATAGGAATTCATCTTTTTTCTGCTCATTACTTTTTTGCAGATCAATGTTTGTATTGGTGCCCAGCCATAATTTAATTTGTCCATCTTCAATTAAAGGCAGGGCACGGGCCAAATGCCAGCGGTACATCCCGTCGCTAAATAGCAACCGAAACTCTATTACATATTCTTTCCCTGTTTGCAGAGCTTCTACCCAGGTATTTAGTGCCTTTGGCAAATCATCCGGGTGGATGTATTGCTGCCATCCATTGCCAACAATCTCTGTTGTGCTCCCTCCAAAATCATCGCGTACTACCTGGTTTACGTAATCTAATAGGCCTTCGGGCGTCGCTGTCCACACCTGTTGCGGTATAGCATTCAACATAAACCTGAAACGCTTTTCATTAGCCTCAACAGCCTTACGCGCTTTTACCTGCTCTGTAACTATGTTTGCAGCCAGCATAATACTGGTTGTTCGCCCCTCTACGTCTTTTAATGGGTGGTAAACGAAGTTAGAGTATACCTCTTCAATAATACCATTCTGTTCTAACAAAGCTTTTACTTCGTTTCCGTAAAACGCCACTCCGCTTGTAAACACATCATCCAGGATCTGTAAAAAATCTTGCCCCACCAATTCCGGAATCGCTAACTGCAATGGCTTGCCAATAACCTCGGCGGTTTTACCCCATGTTTCCAGTACCTTTTTATTGGCAGCTTCAATAATCAGCTCCCTCCCTGTAAATACAGCAATAGCAACAGGTGCATCTGCCAGCATGTAACGCAACCGGGCTTCGCTTTCGGTAAGTTCGCGGGTACGCGCAGCCACCCGGCTCTCGAGCTCGGCATTTAGTTTATTCAGACTATGCTGCGTTTGCTTAAGTTCTTCGTTAATGGCGCTTAGTTCTTCATTTGCGGCGGCCAGCTCTTCATTCAAAGCCTGTTCGCTTTCTAAAGCTTCTTCCTGTTCACGGGCTTTTGCTATTGCTTTTTGGCCAATTACACGCTCTGTTACATCGGCCGCGGTATGCATAATACAATAGGTTTCACCGGCATCGTTTTTTATAGCCCTGTATTCATAATCGTAGTAGGATGTTTGTAATTCTCCGTCTATTAATAATTCGGCTGCAATACCTTCTCCGGCATCAGTAACTCCCGTATTAAGTACATTTTTCAACATGCCGATAAAGGGCTGATCCTTCAATTCGGGCACCGCAACTTCTAATGGCAGGCCAATTATATTTCTGTCTTTACCCCAAAAAGCAATCATAGCATCATTAGCCGCTTCGATAATAATATCGTCGGTTGTGTATATAGCCGTGGCATTTTTTGACAGGGCCAGTACATCGAGTAACTGGTTAGTATTTAACCGTTGTTGTTTGCTCATTAAAATATGGGGATGAAGAGACGGAGGTTTAAAATAGTGTTTTTTATTTAACAAGGTTATTGGTGATATGTTCGCAATTGGGGGTAATTGGAAACCTTATTAACCGAAAAGAGCATAATCAATCGGTTTAAACCTTTTAATTATGCTCTTTGTCGGGATGGCAGGATGATGATCCGGCGATTTATATCTATGATATTCAATATGTTATATCGAAGACAAACAGAAACGGGCACCTAATAGGGCACATTTAATGTGCTTTGATTCAGTGCCTTTTGTAGTCTGCTTATCCGTATAAGTGATAGTCAATGAACTTGTTATACAAATATAGTGAATGTTTTTTAAAACTTATCAATGATTACTAAAACCTAATTGCTTAATATTACTATCGCCTTCAACAATTATTCCCAACAGTTGTAAATCATTAATGTAAATTTATTTTGGAAACAGTAAATTTATTGCAGGTGGGGAATTATGACTTTAAGCTTATTACCTTATATTTTAGTAACTATTGGTCTGTTAGGCCTGTTGTCATCAGTACTTTTAGTTGCTAAGTGCAAGTTTTTTGCCCCGAACATATATTTGGGTGTTTGCATTTTAAGCCTATCCTTATGTACCTTTTGCAATTCTTTTTTTTTAACGTCCAATCTTCAGCACGTTCCTGCAATTTTTATTATTGGAAAGTCTTTTATTTACCTGGTTGCTCCTTGCGCGTACTTGTATATTAAAAATGCTTTAGCGCTCGAATACAACCGTCGGAAATTTGATTTTTTGCACTTCCTGCCGCCTTTTTTTATTTTAATCCTGCTATGTAATGAAAGTCTGCTTAATCCACAAGAATTTCGAAAAGCTATTACAGCAGGTTCAATAAACGGGTTTGTAAGTACTCCATATGCCGGTAGTTATTTTTATTTGTCCTTTGCCAAATCGTTAATATGGCTTTTTTACTGTGTTCTGCAAAGCATGGAGATCATTAAGTTTGAAAAAAGAGAAGGTTTGTCACCAGTTCGTTATAACGTCAAGTTGATAAACTGGATAAAGCTTTTCAATATTTCACTGATAGGTTTATTTTCAGCTGTTTTTGTAATTATAGTGGCTAATTTTACTTTTATCAGTAAAGATTTCACGGCTGATTTATGCTTTTCCGGAACATTGTTGATTTTGTTATTCTTCCTGTCAGTTAATCCCTATATTCTTTATAGTATCGATTTCGCTAAACTTCAGCAGAGGAGCGTACTACCGTTATTAATAAACGATGGTTTACAGAACAAAAAATTCATTCCTTCCACTGCTAAGACAAAGCTAAAGCCTGAATTAGTCAGTGATTATCTAGCTCGGCTTGAGAAAGTAATGGCAGATGAAAGGCCTTTCCTAAATAAAAAGATAACCGTAGCCGAACTCTCAGCACGTATCGGAATTCCCAAACACCACCTTACTTATCTGATTAGCCAAGAAATGGATCTTTATTTCCCTGATTATATTAATATGCAACGCGTGAAATATTTTAAAGAGAACTGTAATAATACGCGTTGGCCAGTTTTAACACTGGAAGCTATTGGCCAGGAGATAGGTTTTAATTCAAGAACTACATTTTTCCGTGCTTTTATAAAACTTAATGGTATTTCTCCTTCCGAATATCTTCACAACCGGAAAATGCCAAGGGCTCGTGACAACTAATATATTCAGTACGGCAACACCTTCTAAATCCTGTTCCATTTTTCAAGATGCAACCAACCTTGAGGTGATTTTACCGTCCGTGATAAGTAGTGCTGCTATTTTTGATTAAGATTAATGTCTGATCATCTTCAAATTTAGCCATGAAAAAATTACTCCTCTTTTTATTATCAGCCTTGCTGCTCACGGCCTGGGCGCAGAAGGGAACGTCTAATAATAATATCGC
Coding sequences within:
- a CDS encoding NifU family protein, translating into MSLVDQVEAALDTIRPYLEADGGNVSVEEITADNVVKLKLLGSCGSCPMSIMTLKAGIEQAIKRAVPEITAIEAINLTDIDDPNAVLPENLR
- a CDS encoding Mrp/NBP35 family ATP-binding protein, yielding MIITSEQVLQALGNVEEPDLKKDLVTLNMIQDIKIDGNKLSFSVILTTPACPLKGLIENACRNAISHFISKDIEVSINMTSQVTTQKNTGVPGVKNIIAVASGKGGVGKSTVAANLALGLAQKGAKVGLIDADIYGPSVPIMFGLEGARPMASQVNGKTRIEPIEKYGIKLLSIGFFTDPNQPVPWRGPMVSTAVKQLFNDADWGELDYLVVDLPPGTGDIHITVTQSFPVTGAVIVTTPQNVALADARKGIGMFMMDAINVPVLGVIENMSYFTPAELPENKYYIFGQGGGQKLAEQIEAPFLGEIPLVRSISESGDAGQPVVLQDNNPMTAAFLNIAERVAQQVAICNAGISNKTN
- a CDS encoding biosynthetic peptidoglycan transglycosylase; this translates as MHRLNPKYIRIAVIVLVSLLIILLIGGAVAYSKREALLQKVISKAKAKAQRDYNLDVKIGSAHFNGLATVAFTDITVVPFQRDSLLKINSFEVSVKLLPLIFGDVKLSDVNLQNGYLNLTSKNGVRNFDFLFKKKKDSTATKSKVDMSELANNLVNDVLYKIPDNLNLKNFAITFADDSNTVKVVTPTAVIKNGNLKSTININNGESVWHFDGKMHPSDKNIDIKLYADGKKVELPLIEKKFKLKFNFDTLTTKLIKVEHSSGETKIYAYSSVRNMLINHAALSSNDIVVPQASMDANLFVGENYVSVDSSSVIRIKDIVANPYIKYTLRPNKIYELKVHTGWIDAQNIWNSFPQGMFESLEGMKVSGKLNYNLNFYLDAIKPDDLIFDSRLDKQNFKILGYGKTDFDKLNHEFVYTPYEKGQPMPSRTIGPSNPNYTPLEDISPDLRNAVMTAEDPSFYRNHGFVEESIRKSIATDFKEKKFKRGGSTISMQLVKNAFLSRQKTLSRKIEETLIVWTIENTGIMTKNRMLEVYFNIIEWGKNVYGIGEASHYYFNKSPSALTLGESIYLASIVPNPKKGLYAFLSDGSLNPRLHGYFNLIGRLMAKNGLTNADTSAYGFYTVRLKESLRPAPTVDNNPAVVDSLMKQPSDDDQTGVAPVPVEPDPEPEKKPGFFKRLFGGGKKDTVKTTEKAEPVDTAALNKKRLKDEKKEQKRLEKERRKLLKEQGLL
- a CDS encoding nitroreductase family protein, producing MSLIEKLSWRYATKKFDANKKIAADTLEQLLATVRLAPSSLGLHHYKVIVVENPEVREKLKAAAYGQSQITDASQLIVFAAETNLDEAYVKKYVDEIVRVRQISHESLEGYKGMMLGSVNGQTTEQKTAWAHKQAYIGLGVLVSAAADLDIDICPMEGFSAPQFDEILGLTEKGLTASVIATIGYRSADDVTATFAKVRKPAEELFIHV
- a CDS encoding LacI family DNA-binding transcriptional regulator; the encoded protein is MDKINIKILAKELNLSTSTISRAFNGSTDINKDTRDRILALAREHSFLPNHYASNLRDKKTNTLAVIVPEIANDFFAQAINGIEEVARKHGFYILLYRTDDIFEKEVSFVNYLNNGKADGIIMSVSGEGNDHKYLNNLRQKNIPVVFFDRVYEDIDAPKVTTNDYDSSFAATEQLLQTGCRKIAYLVVNKSISIGKTRMQGYVDALAKHKVPFNDELVIDCSNDEKVNAKILTKVLQDIKPDGIFCSVERLAFATYHVCNTLGVSIPNDLKLISFSSLGIAPLLSPALSTITQPAFEMGVKAATLFFEALENKDVDMPKKHHVLKSKLFIRKSSE
- a CDS encoding ATP-binding protein produces the protein MSKQQRLNTNQLLDVLALSKNATAIYTTDDIIIEAANDAMIAFWGKDRNIIGLPLEVAVPELKDQPFIGMLKNVLNTGVTDAGEGIAAELLIDGELQTSYYDYEYRAIKNDAGETYCIMHTAADVTERVIGQKAIAKAREQEEALESEQALNEELAAANEELSAINEELKQTQHSLNKLNAELESRVAARTRELTESEARLRYMLADAPVAIAVFTGRELIIEAANKKVLETWGKTAEVIGKPLQLAIPELVGQDFLQILDDVFTSGVAFYGNEVKALLEQNGIIEEVYSNFVYHPLKDVEGRTTSIMLAANIVTEQVKARKAVEANEKRFRFMLNAIPQQVWTATPEGLLDYVNQVVRDDFGGSTTEIVGNGWQQYIHPDDLPKALNTWVEALQTGKEYVIEFRLLFSDGMYRWHLARALPLIEDGQIKLWLGTNTNIDLQKSNEQKKDEFLSIASHELKTPLTSIKAFNQLMLRTKDAEKLESFVKKSSDHILRLEKLIGDLLDVTKINSGKMDYSMEPFSFKRMLTDSIESVQHISHQHQIVLQNTIDITYIGDHYRLEQVLNNFLTNAIKYSPNGEKVFVDSKIENNNVIVSVQDFGIGIAQKDLDHLFDRYYRVDNTAMRFEGLGLGLFISSEILKGHNGRFWIESEEGIGSTFYFQLPLPN
- a CDS encoding helix-turn-helix domain-containing protein produces the protein MTLSLLPYILVTIGLLGLLSSVLLVAKCKFFAPNIYLGVCILSLSLCTFCNSFFLTSNLQHVPAIFIIGKSFIYLVAPCAYLYIKNALALEYNRRKFDFLHFLPPFFILILLCNESLLNPQEFRKAITAGSINGFVSTPYAGSYFYLSFAKSLIWLFYCVLQSMEIIKFEKREGLSPVRYNVKLINWIKLFNISLIGLFSAVFVIIVANFTFISKDFTADLCFSGTLLILLFFLSVNPYILYSIDFAKLQQRSVLPLLINDGLQNKKFIPSTAKTKLKPELVSDYLARLEKVMADERPFLNKKITVAELSARIGIPKHHLTYLISQEMDLYFPDYINMQRVKYFKENCNNTRWPVLTLEAIGQEIGFNSRTTFFRAFIKLNGISPSEYLHNRKMPRARDN